AAGTAAAAATATTTTTTTTATCAAATTTATTTTTTGGGGTGTAAAAAACAGGTAAACGAAAATATTATTGTTTTAATAACACTTTCTATTTTTAATTAAATGAAAACCAATGTATTATATAATTTTTTATTTAAAATAATTACATTAATTCATGTAATTTTATTGTTTGGAGCGTAATTTTTTTATCTGCCGCAAGTTAAATTTCGCTTTGCCGTCAAACAAAGTAGTTATAGACACTCTTTTAATTTTTTACTATGAAATTATATAGACTCCTGACTATTATTTCCTTGACAGCCTTCGGATGTTCGTCCACTATGCCCATCTATGAGAGTACCCTTGAATCTAAATTTTCCGACAACCAGGCGGGGATGCAACTAGATGAAACCAGCGACCTGAGCTGGCAGGTAACCAATGATGACCAATATTTATTTGTGCGGCTGGCTACGTCAAAAAGGACCACCCAAACCAAGATCCTCAGAGCGGGGCTGAAAATATATTTTGATCAGACCGGGCAAAAAGCCGAAACTACTTATCTCAATTTTCCCATTTTCCAGGAACGGCAAAGAACCTCCCGGGAAGAAATGGGTTCCAGACCGGGCAGACCTGGTCAGAATGAGGAAAGGCGGGCCTTTGATCTGTCGGGAATGATCGGGAAGACCCCACCGGATGCTTTGTTCGTAAGGGGAGAGGAACAAATGCCTTTCAATTATCTGTCTGACCAGGAGATTTTTAAGGTTGAACTTTCTGCCGACACTTCCGGCGTTCTTCATTTTTATGCTGCGATTCCTTTTGAAAAAATAAATCCGGAAGGACTTCAGGGCATTTCTAAATTGTCTTTAGGTATTGTTTCCGGTGCCTTTGAAATTCCGGTCAATACAGGAAACGGCATGAATCCTCCAGGAGGCGGGATGCCCGGAGGGAACCCCCGGATGGCCGAAATGCAAAAAAGAATGGCAGAAATGGTTGAGCCCGTCAAAATCTGGTCGGGGTTAAAACTCACTAAATAAATTTTGAACAACTTCAATTCTAAAACGAATTTAAATTTTAATGCAATGAGATATTTACGTTATACAAGAGTATTACTGATGCTGACATTTGCCCTGAGTTCAGTTTTTGTGTTCGGACAAACCAGGGGCGCCCAGGGCATTGTGGTGGGACAGGTTGTTGATCAAGGGACAAAGATTGGCTTGGAATATGCTACGGTTTCCGTATTTTCAGCTATTGATTCTTCCCTGATAAGCGGAGAGGTTAGTGATAAAAAGGGTCAGTTTATCATAAAAGAAATTCCTGAGGGAAGCTATTATATCAAAGTTAATTTCATCGGTTATGAGCCCCTTTTCCTGGATGGAATAATTATTTCCGCGGAAAAAAACCTTTTTGATTTAGGAGAGGTTAACCTTGTAATGGCTTCCGAAAACCTCAATGAAGTTACTGTATTAGGTCGGGCAGATTACGTCGTCAATAAAATAGACCGCAAAGCTTATAATATCAGCAAACTGGCCGTCGCAGAAGGGGGGTCCGCAGAAGAAGTGTTGCAGTTGATCCCCTCCGTTCAGGTGGATATTGACGGAAACGTCAGTTTGCGCGGTAGCGGAAATGTGACCATCCTGATCGACGGAAAGCCTTCAGGCATTTCAGGGGATAACCTGGCTTCTTATCTGGAGTCTTTGCCGGCCAATACCCTTGAAACCATTGAAGTGATCACCAACCCCTCCGCCAAATACGATCCGGACGGCATGGTAGGCATACTCAACATTATTACCAAAAAGAAAAAATTGACGGGAGTTCATGGTACTGTCAGTGCCTCCACAGGGGTGCCGGCCAGTCATAACCTATCGGCAATGTTTAATGCGAAAACCGGGCGCTGGAACTTTATGGTCAATGGAGGATTTAATTACCGTGGTGGATATAATAAAGGAACTACCTATCGTGAAAGTTATTTTGATGGAGATACCACTGTGTTGACTCAAAACACGGATGGCGATCGGACGGGACCCGGCGGAATGGTGAGATTGAGTACCGATTATTCCTTGTCTGACAAAACCACATTATCTGCCGGAGGTTCCTATAACCTTCGTAATTTTAAAATGACCGAAGACATTGTTACAAGAAATGGCTATCTTGGGGAAGATCCGTTCGATATTTATACACGGGACACGGAACGGAAAATGGAGTTTGGAATGTTTCGATACAATTTTGGTTTAAAGCACCAATTTGACACTGAAGGGCATGAACTGGTTGTCGATGCCAGCCAATCCAGGATGACCCATCAATTTTCGGGAACTTACGAAGAAATGCCATTGAGTATAGCGATGGAGCCTCTGAATTATGTTTCTTTCCGCCAAAATAACAGTACCCAGTCGGACGAGACCACCACAACCCTCCAGGCTGATTACACGCTTCCCCTTAAGCAGAATAATGCATTTGAGGCCGGCTATAAGAGTATTTTTAGGAACGACGGAAGTGATTTCTTTTCAGAATCTTATGACTCCCTGAGCAACCAGTGGATGGATGATGTTTTTTTGATCAATAATTTTATTGCAGATGAACAAATTCACGCAGTATACGGGGTTTATAAGCAGAACATCAAAAAATTCGGTTACCAGGTGGGACTTAGGTTGGAACAAGCGGTTCTGGATGCGGAATTGGTGACCACCAATGAAACTTTTCACAATGATTACCTGAGTGTATTCCCTACGATTCACCTGAACTATATACTGCCCCAAAGCCAGCAGCTTAAGGCCAGTTACAGCCGTCGCCTCGACCGGCCAAATCACAGGGTATTGAATCCTTTTGCTGACTATTCCGACCCGTACAACCTCAGGAAGGGAAATCCTTTCCTCCTGCCGGAATACATCGATTCTTATGAGGTGGAATATGAAAAAATTTGGGATAAATTCTCGGTTGGAACTACCGTTTATTACAAGCAAATCAATGGCATGATCAGTTCGATCAAAACCGTTGAGGGGGATGTTTCCACCACTACCTATGAAAACCTGGGAACCGGGATCAATTACGGTTTGGAACTGGTCTTCGGCGGCGACCTTGCAAAATGGTGGAACTTCACCTGGAGCTCAAACGGATATCGTACCGAATTAATTGGAGAAGGAAAAAATTCAGCACTCAGCACCGAAGGATTTGCCTTTAATACCAAACTGCTGACTAACTTTTACCTGCCTAAAAAGTTCAACCTCCAGTTATCTGCAGATTACAGGTCCCCAATGGTCGTGGCTCAGGGCGAGATCAGTGAGGTCTATTCAGTGGATTTTGCTTTGAGTAAAAAGATCATGAATGATAAAGGCTCTCTTTCTCTAAGAGCAAGAGATGTTTTTAATACCAGGGCCTATTCTTTTGTGAACGAAGGGGTTAATTTCTACCAGGAAAGTTATCGTAAAAGACAAAGCCAGTCGGTACAACTTGGATTTACTTATAGCTTTGGACGATTCAAAAATATGAAGGGCGGCAGAATGAATGGAAATGGAGAAGAAAGAGGAGGAATGGAAGGAGGCGAATCGATTGAAATAGATTAATGATCGGCATGTAGTCACTCAGTACCAGTCGGCAGCTAAAAGTGCTGGCTGGTACTGAGGACATACTATGATTAAGCTTTCGGCTTTTCTTCAGGAATTTTTTCAAAAGCATCTCCGCCTTCCACATCAAAATGAAGATCATTCAGATCACTGAAATTGAGATTGCCTTCGAGGCTGAGCATGACAAACTGGTCTTCTCCATCCACAAATAACAATACATTGGAAATTTTATCTCCGTCACTTTTTACCATGGCGCGGATGTTGTCGGTTCCTTCACGGATGCGCAGAATTTCTTCAAACGAATCTTTTTCTACGTCCTTTATGAGCTTGTTGTAATCATTGGATTTGACACCTTCAAATCCATCTACTACCAATACCCGAAGCTGGGAAACTTTTTTAAGGATGTTTTCCGCTTGTTCATCATCGACCTGGCTGCTGGCTAATTTGATCAACCACCCACGAACCTTAACATCGGTGACGTTTTCCTGGTGTTTGTATTTGTTGTAAAATTTATTGATGGATTTGGTCTGGCCGAATGCCGGCACAATGAATAAAAAGGCGAGGGCGATTATTAGGATATTTTTCATATTTTTTTAATTTATGAATGCTCATTTTACCCTTTTGATCCTGGAACAGCCATACTGTTTTTTATCTTGCCTGATGAAGATTCGGCGGGTGAGCATGCTTTTTTGAAGCGGGTGATTAAATGTTGGCCCGGTTCTTATTTTCTAAAAACCGGGCCATGAGCGGGCAGGTGATTACTAACTATTTCTATTTATCAATCTTGTTGATAAAATTAGAGACTTTTTCGAGTTGAATGTTTCCGACGAAACTGATGATGGCGAAGTCCGTATCCTCATCACCTCCGGTTCCGCCCCCGGCAAAGAGCAACATTTCGCGAATACTTTCATCCGGGCCTTGCTTGATGAAGATCTCTACGTTCTGCTTTTCTTTAGTCCTTACGGTCATAAGAACTTCGTAGTCTTTTGTGTTGATCTTTTTGCGGGCTTCATTATAAAATACATCGGGAGTTACGTCAGTAGTTAAAATTCTGAGCTCCTTCATGTCTTTGGCGATTTCCATCACGGCAGCCAATTCATCTTTATCTACATCTCCTTCTTCAAGGTTGAGGTTACTGAAAACCTTATCCATGATGTTGAAAAATTTCGGGCTGATGTAAACAACTGTAAAGCGCTCATCATCAACATATTGTTTGAAATAGGTGTCAATGGCATTGGATTGGGCATTGACCATTAAAGCTACTCCTAAAAAGAAGAGGGTACTAAGACTGATTTTCTTGAAATTCATTTTAATTCATTTTTATGTTTAACAATTGTCGGCTAACAAAAAGCCGGGTGATTTACCTACTTGAGAATTTGTTTCCAGTGAATCCGAGTTTTATTCATTTCCTTCGCTACTGTTCCTGCACCGACATTCATTTCATAGGAGGTTTTAGTGAGTGCCATTAGCGTGGCGCTATAAGCTTCCTCAGCCGTTTTTACCTCGTATTTGCTCCAGTCAATGGGTTTGGAGGCCAGTTCTTTTCCTGTTTTTTGTGGTGCTTCATAAAAATAATATGCCGCTAGAATAAAAAGCAGGGCCGCCGCTATTCGACTGAGGTATTTTATATTCAGATTAAAGCGTTTGGCAGTCCTCTGAGGCATCTCAATGGGGCTATTTATCCTGGCCATCAATTTTTCATCGAAGTTTTCAGGGAGTTGCTCGTCTCCGGCATCTTCAAAAAACCGGAACAAGGGGGCATACTCCTTAAAATCTGGGTGAACATCGCCGTAGGAGAAATAACTTTTCAGTTGTTTTTCTTCCTGCAGGCTTGTTTCTCCGGCAAAATATTTGTCGAGAAGTTGTTCTAATTTTGAGTTATTCATAGAGGCTCGATTTTAACATTTTTTGACGGATCGCTGTCCGTGCTCTGAACAGATAAATTTTCACCTGGCTGAGAGGGATATCCAGGGCGTCACTGATTTCCTGGTAACTGTAATCCTCAATATCTCTCAACTGCATGGCAGATCTTTGTTTTTCGGGTAATTCCTCCATCAGTTTTTTAATGTGGAGTAAGGTGTCTTTAGTCTGCATGATATTTTCCGGCGTATGATTGTCGGAACCATTATAGGTAACATCCAGCTCAACCACTTTTTTATGTTTCGATCTCAACTTGTCAATAGAGAGGTTTCTCGTCATACGCATACACCAGGCTTCCATATTTGAAATCTGATCCCACTCTTGTTTTTTTTGCCAGATCTTCACCAAAACTTCCTGTACAATGTCCTCCGCTTCAGTCGTATCAGACGTAATGCTGAGCGCAAACCTGTACAATTTGTTCTTTATTGGTAAAATAGACGCTGTAAAAAAATCCTGTGACATTTTCCGTAGTTGTTACGATTGAAAGACGATGCTATTTTAAAAAGGTTACAGAAAGATAATAAAAATTGTCGAGAGCAATATTTTGAACATGGAACTTTGAACAATCCCTCAATTTTCATCAAATCACTTTAAATCCAGGCACGTTAAAAATATTCCTCCTCCATCGCCATCGCCTCCGGCTTAATTATTTACCTTTGTTAGCGTTCAAAAAACAAACAATATCTCAATTCCGTTTATAATCAGTAATGAAAAAAATAGACAAATTATTGATCAAGTCCTTTATCGGGCCCTTTATCGTGACTTTCATGATTGCCACCTTTGTATTGCTCATGCAGTTTTTGTGGTTATATGTGGATGATCTTGCGGGAAAGGGATTGGGTATATTGATCGTTTTTGAGTTGTTGGGCTATAAATGTGTGGGACTTATTCCCATGGCTATGCCCCTGGCCATCCTTATTTCTTCGGTGATGGTTTTTGGTAATATGGGCGAGCGTTACGAATTGTCCAGCTTTAAATCAGGAGGAGTCTCCCTTTCCAGGATCATGGCGCCCATTATTTTTCTGGGCATCCTGGCCGCGATGTTTTCTTACTTTTCGAATAACTACCTGATTCCGGTTTCCAACCTGAAATTCGGATCCAGGATGTACGACATTCAACACCAAAAACCTGCTCTCCACCTGGAAGCTAATGTGTTTAATGACGATTTTACGGGTTTTGCCATCCATATCGATAAAAAGCATCCCGACGGGCACACCATTGACGGGGTATTGATCTATGATCACCGGGATGCGGGAAGCGGACTGCTTCGGGAGATCGTGGCTCGGGAAGGAGAAATGTATTCTTCTGAAAATGAAAAATATTTTGTCCTGAATCTGAAAGACGGCAACCAGTATGTTGAGCAGAAATCTGCTGTCAGGAAAGGAAAAAACCAGGGACAGAGCTACCCTTTTATCAGGACAAAATTCAAACGATGGACAAAACTGTTTGATTTGAGTGAGTTCGACCTCAGCCGGAGTGATGACGATGTTTTTAAGAAACATTACAAAATGCTCAACATTTCCCAACTGGCCGAAGCGGTGGATTCCATCGACATTTCCCTGGACAAAAAAAGAGTGAACCTTTCCAATCACTTGTCTACTTACATAAGCATTCTGGAGCGGGATTCCACCTACCTGGCCGAACTGGCGGCCCAATATGATAAACCCGAAGGTCCCCCCGAAGGTGTTGGGATTGAGCCTGATACCGTTTCTTTACCCGCGACGGAAGCACCTGTGATGACAACAGATACTTCCGACAAGCCGAAATCTCTCCAACAGGCCATTCAGGAGGCCCAGGCCGAAAAACTGACTCAATCTGCCCAACCGGCTACCATTAAGAAAGAAAGCGCCTCAGATTTGGCCGAAAGAAAAATTGCCAGGACGGTTCCTCCCCAAACCATTTCAAAGGCAACGCCTCCGACCAAACCGGTGGTGAAGAGGAAAACGAAATATACCGGCCCCATGCCACCGGAGCAGCATCTTGACAGCCTGGAGGCTTATACCTCCTTTATTCAGACTTTTGAAGACGAGGATGCTAAAAGACTTTTTGCCAAGGCGAAGAGTTCTATTCGCAGCATTAGGGGGCAGGCCGTCTCAGCCGTCAGAACGATTGATGACATAAAGGAGACCAAGGTCAAATACATTTTCGACCTGCATACAAAGTACAGCATGGCTGTGGTGTGTTTTATTTTTGTTTTTATTGGAGCCCCGATGGGTGCCATCGTGCGTAAGGGGGGATTCGGGTACCCCATCCTGATTTCCATCGTGTTTTTTATTATTTTTATTGTACTGACTATTTTCTGTAAAAAGATCGCTGAATCCTTTGTATTGGATCCGGTGCTGGCCGCCTGGCTTCCAGGAATAGTGCTTTTCCCCATTGGACTTTTTTTTACAACAAAGGCCATGAACGATTCGAAACTGCTGGATCCCGACCGATTTGCCAATGGATTGAAAAAATGGCTGACTAAAAAACGCCTTTTGAGGAATGAACATAGTTAAAGAAAACCGCTATTTTTTTGTTTTTTTTGGGGTGTTCCTTCTGGTCGCCGGGACATTCTTATACAAAATGGAACAAGGGGATGCGATTCTATATTTTAGTGAAAGGCGGACTGCTTTTGGAAATTTTTTCTTTAAATATTTTACCAAAGTAGGAGAGGAGTGGTCTTACCCCATTGTTCTATTGCTTCTTGTTTATGCATTTTCCCCCAGGAATTACAGACATTTTATTTATGTACCTTTTTTGGGAGGGCTGGTGGCATTAATCAGTTTTTATACTAAAAGCTATTTTCGTCACCCTCGGCCTGTCTTGTTTTTCGAGCACAACGGGACTCTGGATGAAATCATTAAAGTGGCTGATGTTACCTTGTATGGCGGAATGAACAGTTTCCCTTCAGGGCATACCATGTCAGCTTTTGCCCTTTACGCTTTCATGGCTTTTGTGGTGCCGAATAAAAAACTGGGCGGGACTCTACTATTTTTGACCGCCCTCCTGGTGGGGATATCCAGAATCTACCTGGTGCAGCACTTTTTGGAAGATGTTTATCTCGGGGCCGTGATCGGGGTACTGATTGGGATGGTGATGTACGGGGTGATGAATTGGATGGAGGGGAAGGTAGCCCGTGCCAAAAATGGTATATAAACGGAATGACGCTAACAGGGGCAAAGTTGTTTATTCAAAATTGAGGCTCGCTGTCGCTTGTCATCTGTTTCGAATCAACAAGTAATACCCTGCATATTAAGTATCCTGAATTCAGACAAAAAGGCACTTCCATAAAAACATGAGTCATCTTACCTTAGGGGCAGGAAATTAAATTTGGTAAATTTGAAATGAAAAAATAAGGAAGCGGCATAAGACTATAATGAGTCATTTGTCATTAAGACAGTTCGGGATAGCCAGTCCCGCTTCCTTTTCTCTGTTTCACCTCGGACAGTTTGTTAGGCAAAAAGCCTGAGTAAGATAGATGAGGCATAACAGAAGTTATTTTATCAACACAAATTTACCGATTTAGTATGAAACAATCTGATCGTTTTGTAGGAATTGACATATCAAAAGATAGTTTTGATGTCTGCGTTTTATCACAAGGGGCTCTATTAGAAGAAAGCCGTTTTAATAATGATGCTCAAGGTTGGCAAAAGTTTGCTAAAAACCTTAGTGATCAGGACTTATGCATAATAGAAGCAACGGGATCTTATCATGTAGGGTTGGCATTATATTTAGTTGAGCATGATAAACGTGTTAGTGTAGTCAACCCTTTGCGTGTAAAGTATTTTTCTCGATTGAATCTCAAGAGGGCAAAAACAGATAGGGTAGATGCTTATGTTATTGCCCAGTATGGCCAAGTATTTAAGCCTGAAAGTTGGACAGCTCCACCGACACATTTAAGACAACTTCAACAGTTAATGACAGTTTCTGCACAATTAACAAAACAAAAGACGGCATTAATCAATCAACAAAAAAACTTTGAACTTGTACCAGACCCCAGTAAAGAAGCCCTTGAAATAATAAAGTGCCAAATAGTAAAATTAGAGAAACATTTACAAGAAATACAATGCCTTATCAATAATAGCATTA
This sequence is a window from Lewinellaceae bacterium. Protein-coding genes within it:
- a CDS encoding LptF/LptG family permease, which encodes MKKIDKLLIKSFIGPFIVTFMIATFVLLMQFLWLYVDDLAGKGLGILIVFELLGYKCVGLIPMAMPLAILISSVMVFGNMGERYELSSFKSGGVSLSRIMAPIIFLGILAAMFSYFSNNYLIPVSNLKFGSRMYDIQHQKPALHLEANVFNDDFTGFAIHIDKKHPDGHTIDGVLIYDHRDAGSGLLREIVAREGEMYSSENEKYFVLNLKDGNQYVEQKSAVRKGKNQGQSYPFIRTKFKRWTKLFDLSEFDLSRSDDDVFKKHYKMLNISQLAEAVDSIDISLDKKRVNLSNHLSTYISILERDSTYLAELAAQYDKPEGPPEGVGIEPDTVSLPATEAPVMTTDTSDKPKSLQQAIQEAQAEKLTQSAQPATIKKESASDLAERKIARTVPPQTISKATPPTKPVVKRKTKYTGPMPPEQHLDSLEAYTSFIQTFEDEDAKRLFAKAKSSIRSIRGQAVSAVRTIDDIKETKVKYIFDLHTKYSMAVVCFIFVFIGAPMGAIVRKGGFGYPILISIVFFIIFIVLTIFCKKIAESFVLDPVLAAWLPGIVLFPIGLFFTTKAMNDSKLLDPDRFANGLKKWLTKKRLLRNEHS
- a CDS encoding RNA polymerase sigma factor, producing the protein MSQDFFTASILPIKNKLYRFALSITSDTTEAEDIVQEVLVKIWQKKQEWDQISNMEAWCMRMTRNLSIDKLRSKHKKVVELDVTYNGSDNHTPENIMQTKDTLLHIKKLMEELPEKQRSAMQLRDIEDYSYQEISDALDIPLSQVKIYLFRARTAIRQKMLKSSLYE
- a CDS encoding DUF4252 domain-containing protein yields the protein MNFKKISLSTLFFLGVALMVNAQSNAIDTYFKQYVDDERFTVVYISPKFFNIMDKVFSNLNLEEGDVDKDELAAVMEIAKDMKELRILTTDVTPDVFYNEARKKINTKDYEVLMTVRTKEKQNVEIFIKQGPDESIREMLLFAGGGTGGDEDTDFAIISFVGNIQLEKVSNFINKIDK
- a CDS encoding phosphatase PAP2 family protein; this encodes MNIVKENRYFFVFFGVFLLVAGTFLYKMEQGDAILYFSERRTAFGNFFFKYFTKVGEEWSYPIVLLLLVYAFSPRNYRHFIYVPFLGGLVALISFYTKSYFRHPRPVLFFEHNGTLDEIIKVADVTLYGGMNSFPSGHTMSAFALYAFMAFVVPNKKLGGTLLFLTALLVGISRIYLVQHFLEDVYLGAVIGVLIGMVMYGVMNWMEGKVARAKNGI
- a CDS encoding DUF4252 domain-containing protein — translated: MKNILIIALAFLFIVPAFGQTKSINKFYNKYKHQENVTDVKVRGWLIKLASSQVDDEQAENILKKVSQLRVLVVDGFEGVKSNDYNKLIKDVEKDSFEEILRIREGTDNIRAMVKSDGDKISNVLLFVDGEDQFVMLSLEGNLNFSDLNDLHFDVEGGDAFEKIPEEKPKA
- a CDS encoding TonB-dependent receptor translates to MRYLRYTRVLLMLTFALSSVFVFGQTRGAQGIVVGQVVDQGTKIGLEYATVSVFSAIDSSLISGEVSDKKGQFIIKEIPEGSYYIKVNFIGYEPLFLDGIIISAEKNLFDLGEVNLVMASENLNEVTVLGRADYVVNKIDRKAYNISKLAVAEGGSAEEVLQLIPSVQVDIDGNVSLRGSGNVTILIDGKPSGISGDNLASYLESLPANTLETIEVITNPSAKYDPDGMVGILNIITKKKKLTGVHGTVSASTGVPASHNLSAMFNAKTGRWNFMVNGGFNYRGGYNKGTTYRESYFDGDTTVLTQNTDGDRTGPGGMVRLSTDYSLSDKTTLSAGGSYNLRNFKMTEDIVTRNGYLGEDPFDIYTRDTERKMEFGMFRYNFGLKHQFDTEGHELVVDASQSRMTHQFSGTYEEMPLSIAMEPLNYVSFRQNNSTQSDETTTTLQADYTLPLKQNNAFEAGYKSIFRNDGSDFFSESYDSLSNQWMDDVFLINNFIADEQIHAVYGVYKQNIKKFGYQVGLRLEQAVLDAELVTTNETFHNDYLSVFPTIHLNYILPQSQQLKASYSRRLDRPNHRVLNPFADYSDPYNLRKGNPFLLPEYIDSYEVEYEKIWDKFSVGTTVYYKQINGMISSIKTVEGDVSTTTYENLGTGINYGLELVFGGDLAKWWNFTWSSNGYRTELIGEGKNSALSTEGFAFNTKLLTNFYLPKKFNLQLSADYRSPMVVAQGEISEVYSVDFALSKKIMNDKGSLSLRARDVFNTRAYSFVNEGVNFYQESYRKRQSQSVQLGFTYSFGRFKNMKGGRMNGNGEERGGMEGGESIEID
- a CDS encoding IS110 family transposase, whose product is MKQSDRFVGIDISKDSFDVCVLSQGALLEESRFNNDAQGWQKFAKNLSDQDLCIIEATGSYHVGLALYLVEHDKRVSVVNPLRVKYFSRLNLKRAKTDRVDAYVIAQYGQVFKPESWTAPPTHLRQLQQLMTVSAQLTKQKTALINQQKNFELVPDPSKEALEIIKCQIVKLEKHLQEIQCLINNSIKEHYKELEASLRSIPGLGPKTVATLILITGGFTKFGSYKALIAYVGLAPRTYESGVSVKGASHICKLGSSYLRKLLYECALSAKRFNPVCKELFERLYIAKKKPFKVAMIAVANKLLKIAFTIAITGQKFDPEYRLKHYFAK